GTGGGGCCATTAACGGGCTGATGAGTGAGTTACTGGAAGGCCATATCCGCGAGCACCTGATGAATCCGCACGCCAGCGAGCAAGAGCGCACCACCGATATGGAGCAGATTATTGCGGTGGTGCGGAGTTATATGAAGTAACGCTAGCGCGTATTTATCTCAAAATCGTTCAAACCGATACGGTTTCGGATCGATCAGCGGCGCATGGCCGGAAACCAGATCAGCCGCCAGTTGCCCGGCCGCCGGAGAAGTGCCGAAGCCGTGACCGGAAAACCCGGTCGCCAGCGTCAAACCCGGCAACGCCGCCACCGGGCCGATGACCGGGTTCGAATCGGGTGTGACATCAATCACCCCAGCCCAGGCCTGTGCCAACTCGGCTTTCTCAAATACTGGCCAGGCCGCGCGCAGGTTACGCATCGCCTCCTCATTGAGCGCCGGGTTCGCCGCAGGATCGAGGGTACGAATACGTTCGAACGGCGAGCGACGATCGCCTCGCCAGCGGCGAGCCAGCGCCAGATCTTTGACGAAATAGCGGCCAAGCGAGATACGCAGATTGTCCCGCGCATGGCGCAACTGGGGTAAATAGCGTGTCCCCAGCAGCAGATGGTCCAGCGTCAGCGGCGCATCCAGCGCGCCTCGCTGGGTAATAACAAATCCACCATCCTGATGTTTGCGGAACGAGAAATCCGGTGCACCCACGGCGATATTGGTTGGCCCTTCCAGCGGTTTTGTTCGCATCACCGAACAGATCAGCGGCAACGTCGGCAGCGCAATCCCGAGATTGCCAAGGAAGCGCCGCGACCAGGCTCCCGCCGCCAGCAACACCTGGTCGCAGCGAATTTCGCCGCGCTCGGTAATCACCCCACTGACCTTGCCATCGCTGGTTTCCAGCGTGCGTACCGCGCACTGCTCAACAATGATCGCCCCGCGGGCGATGGCCGCTCTGGCAATCGCGCTGGCAGCCAGCGTCGGTTCTGCCCGCCCATCAGAGGCGGTGAAAATCCCCCCCGCCCAGTTGCCCTGCCCTCCCGGCACCCGCTCGGCAATCTCTGCTTTGCTCAGCAACCGGGTATCCAGCGCCAATGGCGCTACTGCCTTAAACCAGCTTTCATGCAGCGCCATCTGGGCTGCGTTGCGGGCGATAAACATAATCCCCGCCTGACGATAGCCTACATCACTGCCAACACGTGCCGCCATCCCCGCCCACAGGCGATCGGCAGCCTGCGCCAGCGGAATATCATCGGCGGCACGGCTGGTTTTACGAATCCAGCCCAGATTACGTGATGACTGCTCGCCCGCGATGCGGCCTTTCTCCAACACCACCACCGGAATGTTGCGCTCCGCCAGCGTTAAAGCGGCGGTTAAACCAACAATGCCACCACCAATAATCACCACCGTGGTGGCGGAAGGAAAAGCGGCAGAGGTGGTAACGGGGGTAATTTGCGGTGACATAACGCGCCTCCTGTGACGCCTTACAGCGCCACGGTGATTTCCTGGACGTCGGCCTGACCGGCCCCACGATACGCCGTGACCTCCAGCTCCACTTTGTAAACGGTGGAACCGAGCGGTGGGCAGGTCACGGTGGTGGCCGGGTTGATGCCACGGAATTTCTCACCAATGATGGCCATCACCGTCGGCACATCGTCTGGTTCCTGAATAAACACCCGCGAGAACACCACATCCTGTAGCGAGGCATCAATCGCCGCCAGCGCCGCTTCGATATTGGCGAACACCTGCAAAGTCTGCTCCGTGACATCGGCCGGTATCTCCTTGCTGACTGGGTGACGGCCTGCGGTGTTGGAGACATAAATCCAGTTATCCACCGCAACGATGCGCGAATAGCTGCCCATCTCTTCAAATTTCGAACCGGTTTTTACCTTAATAATCTGTGTCATGTTGGTTTCCTTGGTTAGCTCAGTACCGGGGTTTCCCACAGGTTTAATTTCACGCCGATGCCTTTTGCCAGCGCGTTGCGATACACCACCGTGCCCCAGGCCACGTCTTCCACCGGCATGCCGCCGACGGACATGATGATGATCTCGTCATCGTTTTGCCGACCGGGCGCATCACCGGCCACAATTTTGCCGATATCCTCCAGCTGTTCCGCCGCCAGTTTGCCTTCGGCGATCATGTCCATAAAACGCACGCCAATGACCGGGATGGTTTTGTGGGCGGGTTTCGGCACTTCCTCGAACCACGCCTGATACAGGCCGGTGTTATCCAGCACTTTGCGCACGTCGGGCTGTTCCATCCCGGCGTCGATGTTGCAGAGCGCTGGCATGGCAAGAAAAGCGCCTGGCTTGACCCACTCGCGTTTGACCAGTGGATAGCTGTCCGGGTCGCCCACCTCGCCGGAACTGCAATAGGTGACGATGTCTGAGTCGCGTACCACCGCTTCGAGGGTGTCGACGATTTCGATGTGTTTGATTTGTGGATACGTTTCCTGCACCCAAGTGAGGAAGTTATCGAGGCTGCGCTGCCCACGACCTTTTACTTTGATGGTGTCGATCAGCGGGCACACCGCGATAAAAGCGGCGACGGCGGTTTTACCCATCACCCCTGGTCCCAGCAAACCAATCACGCGCGAGTCCTTGCGCGCCAGATGGCGCGCGCCCACCCCCGGCACTGCGCCGGTGCGATAGGCCGACAACAGGTTCGCCGACATGTGCGCCAACGGAGC
The DNA window shown above is from Pantoea sp. At-9b and carries:
- a CDS encoding metal/formaldehyde-sensitive transcriptional repressor, with amino-acid sequence MSHTQKDQKKLLARVRRIKGQTESLEKALVAGEECLKVLQQVAAVRGAINGLMSELLEGHIREHLMNPHASEQERTTDMEQIIAVVRSYMK
- a CDS encoding FAD-binding oxidoreductase, coding for MSPQITPVTTSAAFPSATTVVIIGGGIVGLTAALTLAERNIPVVVLEKGRIAGEQSSRNLGWIRKTSRAADDIPLAQAADRLWAGMAARVGSDVGYRQAGIMFIARNAAQMALHESWFKAVAPLALDTRLLSKAEIAERVPGGQGNWAGGIFTASDGRAEPTLAASAIARAAIARGAIIVEQCAVRTLETSDGKVSGVITERGEIRCDQVLLAAGAWSRRFLGNLGIALPTLPLICSVMRTKPLEGPTNIAVGAPDFSFRKHQDGGFVITQRGALDAPLTLDHLLLGTRYLPQLRHARDNLRISLGRYFVKDLALARRWRGDRRSPFERIRTLDPAANPALNEEAMRNLRAAWPVFEKAELAQAWAGVIDVTPDSNPVIGPVAALPGLTLATGFSGHGFGTSPAAGQLAADLVSGHAPLIDPKPYRFERF
- a CDS encoding RidA family protein, encoding MTQIIKVKTGSKFEEMGSYSRIVAVDNWIYVSNTAGRHPVSKEIPADVTEQTLQVFANIEAALAAIDASLQDVVFSRVFIQEPDDVPTVMAIIGEKFRGINPATTVTCPPLGSTVYKVELEVTAYRGAGQADVQEITVAL
- a CDS encoding tyramine oxidase subunit B codes for the protein MTDSTRIDFIYLSEQDMIRAGVTDMPACVDTMEEMFGLLYRGDYRMAGANNDSHGAMVTFPENSPFPTMPKPTADRRLMAMPAYLGGSFCTAGVKWYGSNIANREKGLPRSILMFTLNDADTGAPLAHMSANLLSAYRTGAVPGVGARHLARKDSRVIGLLGPGVMGKTAVAAFIAVCPLIDTIKVKGRGQRSLDNFLTWVQETYPQIKHIEIVDTLEAVVRDSDIVTYCSSGEVGDPDSYPLVKREWVKPGAFLAMPALCNIDAGMEQPDVRKVLDNTGLYQAWFEEVPKPAHKTIPVIGVRFMDMIAEGKLAAEQLEDIGKIVAGDAPGRQNDDEIIIMSVGGMPVEDVAWGTVVYRNALAKGIGVKLNLWETPVLS